The following proteins are co-located in the Meriones unguiculatus strain TT.TT164.6M chromosome 4, Bangor_MerUng_6.1, whole genome shotgun sequence genome:
- the Pptc7 gene encoding protein phosphatase PTC7 homolog — protein MFSVLSYGRLVARAVLGGLSQTDPRAGGGGGGGGDYGLVTAGCGFGKDFRKGLLKKGACYGDDACFVARHRSADVLGVADGVGGWRDYGVDPSQFSGTLMRTCERLVKEGRFVPSNPVGILTTSYCELLQNKVPLLGSSTACIVVLDRSSHRLHTANLGDSGFLVVRGGEVVHRSDEQQHYFNTPFQLSIAPPEAEGVVLSDSPDAADSTSFDVQLGDIILTATDGLFDNMPDYMILQELKKLKNSNYESIQRTARSIAEQAHELAYDPNYMSPFAQFACDNGLNVRGGKPDDITVLLSIVAEYTD, from the exons ATGTTCTCGGTTTTGTCGTATGGGCGGCTGGTGGCCCGCGCCGTGCTCGGCGGCCTGTCGCAGACCGACCCCagggcgggcggcggcggcggcggcggcggcgactaCGGGCTGGTGACGGCGGGCTGCGGCTTCGGCAAGGACTTCCGTAAGGGCCTGCTCAAGAAGGGCGCGTGCTACGGGGACGATGCGTGCTTCGTGGCCCGCCACCGCTCGGCCGACGTGCTGG gagtAGCAGATGGCGTTGGAGGGTGGAGAGACTATGGCGTGGACCCGTCTCAGTTCTCAGGGACTTTAATGCGGACGTGTGAGCGGCTGGTAAAAGAAGGACGCTTTGTCCCCAGCAATCCTGTTGGGATTCTCACCACGAGCTACTGTGAGTTGCTGCAAAACAAAGTACCTTTGCTGG GTAGCAGCACAGCCTGCATCGTGGTGTTGGACAGAAGTAGCCACCGCTTGCACACGGCGAACCTGGGTGACTCAGGCTTCCTGGTGGTCCGGGGCGGAGAAGTCGTGCACCGATCTGATGAGCAACAGCAttacttcaacactccattccaGCTCTCCATCGCTCCCCCTGAAGCTGAGGGGGTCGTCCTGAGTGACAG CCCTGACGCTGCTGATAGCACTTCTTTCGATGTCCAGTTAGGAGATATCATCCTGACTGCAACCGATGGGCTCTTTGACAACATGCCTGATTATATGATTCTTCAGGAGCTGAAAAAACTGAAG AATTCAAATTATGAGAGTATACAGCGGACTGCAAGAAGCATTGCTGAGCAAGCACACGAGCTGGCCTATGACCCAAATTATATGTCACCTTTTGCACAGTTTGCATGTGACAACGGATTAAATGTGAGAG GTGGAAAACCAGACGACATCACTGTCCTCCTCTCAATAGTGGCTGAGTACACGGACTGA